The Flammeovirga yaeyamensis genome segment TTCAATATAACAGAAAAGATTGGAAATACCATATTTTTGAAATGAACTTTTTGTTAATATAATTCTGTTGTTTTGAATAAAATCGAATTTTAATTTCAAACAAAACATTTGCAACAAAATTAAATTTTGATTTATCAAATAATAACTCTAACTTATGATTAAGCAAACGATCAAAACATCACCAAAAAACAGAACAAAACTTTGATCAATTGCTACCGTGCACCGCACATCAAAGTATTTTTTTATTTGATTCAACGTGCATACCTCTAGACGGGAGATTGTGCGTTATTACATCCTTCTCATATGTTTATTGAAATCACAGACCACGCTTTCAATGCGATGTCCAAGCGATGTCGACATTGGAGAAAGAAAGATTATCTAAACATCGTTCACCAAGCATACAAATCAGAATGCTATGGTAGTCATTGCAAAAGGGACAAACGAAAGTATAAGTCCTTTATCTTCATCTTCGAGGACACCCGTCTCATTACCGTTTACCGTTCTCGAAAAAAATCTAAAAACTACATAAACAGGGCCTCATGAAGCATTTTGTAAAACCAAAAGTGACTGCATCTGCACTAGGAAACGATTATGAGTTCAATGTCAACATTAGAGCGAACTCAGAATTCGAACTTGGCGTCTGTGCTCAGCTGATTCAAAGAATGAAAGACATTCTGGTCGACAACGAAATCCAAAGAAGGGGATTAAAAGAGTTGTATAAATTTGCTGACAAAGAAGACGAAGAGCAGTTCTATGATATTCTTCGCATGAGTATTTGGGAGGAATTAATGGCTCAAGGAGATGTAGTACTCGACTTAGGTCGTAGTGGCTATAGACGAATGGATGGGGAAATACGTCAGATGATTAAATGATGCATTCCCTTTTTTTAGTATCGATTTTTTCTGGATACATCAATTTTTGATTTTTATTAAACCTTTATAATGAAAAAGACCCCGTCCAAAAACGGGGTCTTCCTATATAAAAGGCATTGCCTTTAAAAGCCAAGAAATAAGGTTGATTCTAGTAGCCCGATGGCATACAGAATCTAATGTGTTGTGCTTCTACACTACTAACTGATGCTACTTGTTGAAGTTCCTCAGATCTTCTTGCAATAGCTTCTTCTTCACGCATTTCGTCAACTACTGGAGCTACAAAGTTGTCCATTACCGACGATACTAATTGTAAATACTTAGGATTGGTAGCATAACCTGCATTCGCAATGGCTTGAATTTGCTCATTTGCATTGAATGTATCGAATAAACCATTATTCCTATAAGTATGATAACTAGTTAGCACTTTACAGTAGTCCTCAACAGCCTGTTCTAAAGAAGAGTAAACTCTATATCTACGGTATCTTTGTTCGCCGTTATCATAAACGAGTTTACTTTTAGTAGGGTTAGTTGATGCAATATTGAAAATTCTGAAGTCCTTTCTTAATTCCCAACCTTGCTCAGCTATTGCCTGTGAGATAGCTACTTTAGTATTAATTCCATATTTTCTACAGATCGGGTCGAAAGACTTATACAACAAACGTATGTAGTTCTCTCTTTTAATTTGATCCGTATCTTTTACACTTACAATTGAATTATTAGAAGAAGCGAAGGCTAAGTCCAGGTTTCCAAAAGGTAATGCTATAATGGAAAAAATGAGTAAAAACTTTTTCATTAAAAGTTTATTTCGTGAAAATATCAAGTGTCCGTCTGACGCTTGTGCTGATTATCAGCGAGTTACAGATTGATTTTGTGTTTTTCAAAATGTTGACTGCAAATATATAGCACACGTATGTAATAAAAAAATTTTCAAGTTATAATTTTCATCACCTTAATTTTAACTATTCTAGTTATTAATTGTACTATTCTAACATAACACTATAAACGACCACGTTTTTTAAGAAAAAACCGAGATAGCATAGCACTTTATGATGATGAAATATTCTTAAAAAATTTAACCTAATTAACTTTTATTTAAAATAACACGTAAGTTTTCTCTAGAATGACACAAAATTCATCACATTAAGTGTACATATAACTCCACTATCACATTAACATTCCAGACCTAAAAGTGTTCAACAATCTGTTTTTCAGATGAAATTCTTTTGAAATGATCAGAAAATCAATAATTTGTATATAAATATCTTATACTCTATACTATTCTCT includes the following:
- a CDS encoding glucosaminidase domain-containing protein, with protein sequence MKKFLLIFSIIALPFGNLDLAFASSNNSIVSVKDTDQIKRENYIRLLYKSFDPICRKYGINTKVAISQAIAEQGWELRKDFRIFNIASTNPTKSKLVYDNGEQRYRRYRVYSSLEQAVEDYCKVLTSYHTYRNNGLFDTFNANEQIQAIANAGYATNPKYLQLVSSVMDNFVAPVVDEMREEEAIARRSEELQQVASVSSVEAQHIRFCMPSGY